The stretch of DNA GATCGACCGCCGCACTGGCCTGGCTGGTGACGATGCTGGCATCGCTGCCGCCGCTGATCCGCCGCAACTCGGCCAGGCGCGAGACCAGCCAGAACGAGGCGAAGGCGAAATCGGTGACCACCGTGAACTGGCGCTGGCGCGCGGCGGCGCGCGCCCCTTCGATCCCCGCGCCGATCGCCGCCAGGCCATTTTTCATGCCGTCGAACAGGACGGCGCCCGAGTCGGTCAGGGCGACGCCACGCCAGACCCTGGCGAACAGCCGGAAGCCCAGAACTGCCTCGAGCGTGGCCACGTGATGGCTGACGGCGGACTGGGTCATGCCCAGTTCGCGCCCGGCCGCACTGAAACTGCCGGCGCGCGCCGCGGCGTCGAACACCGAGAGTTCGTGCAAATGCTGGTGCAGGAGGCTGCTTGCCATGAGTACCACTCATATATCCATCTCGACTTGATAGCTTTACCGGATCCCTGACGCTTCTCAAGCTGGCTGTGGTGAAGGCCGCTGGAGAGATAGCTTGGGCACGCGTGGCATGAACATCGTTGTGGTCATGGCCGACCAGATGACGCCGGCCGCCCTGCCCTTCCACGGCCATCGCGCGACCCGTGCGCCCAACCTGGAGGCGCTGGCGCGGGACGGCGTGGTGTTCGAGGCGGCCTATAGCAACAGCCCGCTGTGCTCGCCCGCCCGCGCCGTCTTCATGACCGGGCAATTATCGTCGCGCACCGGCGTCTACGACAACGCGGCCGAGTTCCGCTCGGACATCCCGACCTTTGCCCATTACCTGCGGCGGGCGGGCTATCGCACGCAACTGGCCGGCAAGATGCATTTCTGCGGGCCCGACCAGCTCCACGGTTTCGAGGAACGCCTGACCACCGACATCTACCCGGCCGATTTCGGCTGGACGCCGGACTGGGACCAGCCTCATCAGCGGCCGAGCTGGTATCACAACATGAGTTCGGTCACCGATGCCGGGCTGTGCGTGCGCACCAACCAGATGGATTTCGACGACGAGGTGATCTTCGCCGCCGAACGGGCGATCTATGACCATGTGCGCGGGTCGGACGGGCGGCCGCTGTGCCTGGTCGCCTCCTTCACCCACCCCCACGACCCCTATGCGGTGCCCGCCCGTTATTGGGATCTCTACTGCGACGACGAGATCGATCTGCCCCGGGTGCCGCTCGACCGCGCCGCCATGACCCCGCACGAGCAACGCCTGTGGCAGGTCTGCGACATGGGCAATGCCGAGGTGACGCCGGCCCATGTCCGCGCGGCGCGCCGCGCCTACTTAGGTGCTGTGGCCTATATCGACGACAATGTCGGGCGGATCAGGGCGGCCCTGGCCGCGACCGGCCTCGCCGACGACACCGTGATCCTGGTGACCTCGGACCACGGCGAAATGCTGGGCGAGCGCGGCCTTTGGTACAAAATGAACTATTTCGAGGGCGGCGCACGGGTGCCCCTGGTGGTTCATGCGCCAGGCAGATTCCAGCCAAGGCGGGTCGGCGAGGCCGTGTCGCTGGTCGATATCCTGCCGACGCTGACCGATATCGCCACCGACGGCAAAGGCCTCGCCCCCGTCTCGCCCATCGACGGGCGCAGCCTGCTGCCGCATCTGGG from Oleomonas cavernae encodes:
- a CDS encoding LysR family transcriptional regulator; the protein is MASSLLHQHLHELSVFDAAARAGSFSAAGRELGMTQSAVSHHVATLEAVLGFRLFARVWRGVALTDSGAVLFDGMKNGLAAIGAGIEGARAAARQRQFTVVTDFAFASFWLVSRLAELRRISGGSDASIVTSQASAAVD